One genomic segment of Helianthus annuus cultivar XRQ/B chromosome 14, HanXRQr2.0-SUNRISE, whole genome shotgun sequence includes these proteins:
- the LOC110939601 gene encoding protein REVEILLE 8 isoform X1: MNSNSKNSTHSSSSSMDSSGKKVRKPYTITKSRESWTEEEHDKFLEALQLFDRDWKKIEDFVGSKTVIQIRSHAQKYFLKVQKNGSIAHVPPPRPKRKATHPYPQKAAKNVLLPLQTSMCYPSSMSTLTPGYTPWDDTSQLISPSSGIMTSHDEYDLHGIEADSGSRGALKISNISSSGVGSSSREIPSSELSKQTEPASVLHGIPDFSEVYSFIGSVFDPESKGHVQKLKEMDPINFETVLLLMRNLTVNLSSPDFEPMKKVLSSYETDSKTLGVSADSVYERPKQ, encoded by the exons atGAACAGTAACAGCAAAAACTCTACacattcatcttcttcatcaatgGATAGTTCCGGCAAGAAGGTTCGGAAGCCCTATACTATTACAAAGTCCAGAGAAAGCTGGACTGAAGAAGAACACGATAAGTTCCTTGAAGCTCTTCAATT GTTTGATCGTGATTGGAAGAAAATTGAAGACTTTGTTGGTTCAAAGACAGTAATTCAG ATACGAAGTCACGCCCAGAAATATTTTCTGAAGGTCCAAAAAAACGGATCAATCGCACACGTCCCGCCACCTCGTCCGAAACGCAAGGCTACACATCCTTATCCACAAAAGGCAGCCAAAAATG TTCTATTACCACTTCAAACATCCATGTGCTATCCTTCCTCAATGAGTACCCTTACGCCTGGATATACTCCGTGGGACGACACTTCCCAGCTTATCAGTCCATCTAGTGGAATTATGACTTCACACGATGAATATGATCTACATGGGATTGAAG CTGACTCTGGATCAAGAGGCGCGCTAAAGATTAGTAACATCAGTAGTAGTGGCGTAGGGAGCTCCAGTAGAGAAATTCCTAGTTCTGAACTATCAAAACAAACGGAACCAGCTTCCGTCCTTCATG GCATACCAGATTTCTCTGAAGTTTATAGCTTCATTGGAAGTGTTTTTGATCCCGAAAGTAAAGGGCATGTGCAGAAATTAAAGGAGATGGATCCTATAAACTTCGAAACA GTCTTGTTACTAATGAGAAATCTCACGGTCAACTTGTCAAGTCCCGACTTTGAGCCAATG AAAAAGGTCTTGTCATCATATGAAACCGATTCCAAAACTTTAGGAGTGTCCGCAGACAGTGTTTACGAACGCCCAAAGCAATGA
- the LOC110939601 gene encoding protein REVEILLE 8 isoform X2 yields the protein MNSNSKNSTHSSSSSMDSSGKKVRKPYTITKSRESWTEEEHDKFLEALQLFDRDWKKIEDFVGSKTVIQIRSHAQKYFLKVQKNGSIAHVPPPRPKRKATHPYPQKAAKNVLLPLQTSMCYPSSMSTLTPGYTPWDDTSQLISPSSGIMTSHDEYDLHGIEADSGSRGALKISNISSSGVGSSSREIPSSELSKQTEPASVLHGIPDFSEVYSFIGSVFDPESKGHVQKLKEMDPINFETVLLLMRNLTVNLSSPDFEPMVFMSFP from the exons atGAACAGTAACAGCAAAAACTCTACacattcatcttcttcatcaatgGATAGTTCCGGCAAGAAGGTTCGGAAGCCCTATACTATTACAAAGTCCAGAGAAAGCTGGACTGAAGAAGAACACGATAAGTTCCTTGAAGCTCTTCAATT GTTTGATCGTGATTGGAAGAAAATTGAAGACTTTGTTGGTTCAAAGACAGTAATTCAG ATACGAAGTCACGCCCAGAAATATTTTCTGAAGGTCCAAAAAAACGGATCAATCGCACACGTCCCGCCACCTCGTCCGAAACGCAAGGCTACACATCCTTATCCACAAAAGGCAGCCAAAAATG TTCTATTACCACTTCAAACATCCATGTGCTATCCTTCCTCAATGAGTACCCTTACGCCTGGATATACTCCGTGGGACGACACTTCCCAGCTTATCAGTCCATCTAGTGGAATTATGACTTCACACGATGAATATGATCTACATGGGATTGAAG CTGACTCTGGATCAAGAGGCGCGCTAAAGATTAGTAACATCAGTAGTAGTGGCGTAGGGAGCTCCAGTAGAGAAATTCCTAGTTCTGAACTATCAAAACAAACGGAACCAGCTTCCGTCCTTCATG GCATACCAGATTTCTCTGAAGTTTATAGCTTCATTGGAAGTGTTTTTGATCCCGAAAGTAAAGGGCATGTGCAGAAATTAAAGGAGATGGATCCTATAAACTTCGAAACA GTCTTGTTACTAATGAGAAATCTCACGGTCAACTTGTCAAGTCCCGACTTTGAGCCAATGGTATTTATGTCCTTTCCATGA
- the LOC110939599 gene encoding pentatricopeptide repeat-containing protein At5g02830, chloroplastic produces the protein MRTTTTITITASSVSTPPPLPKHTRTTKPKQPPKQPKPPPPPLPSPSPSPSSSTKSHRPPLFSTFKWKSHTQINYYAELASKLAEDARFDDFFMIVETVTTGGASSVEFSALLNAELLSKGILCVIESDERFQRLNRVLTGFQKLGIGSVVDVLLSDQSVVDTIGRECRRGLNHGGVDDVVDLLETLSGFGLTIEDVVQPIEVIRNCVTKRNTQAVIRYAGFCTRADEVFCSGILEFGKRGDMASALTVFEESKQKLGCVNMYAYRTIIDVCGLCHDHLQSRTIYEELNAQNINPNLYVFNSLMNVNARDLSYTMNIYKHMQSLGIAPDIASYNILLKSCSLAARRDLAQEIYTEVEHLESIGSLKLDVFTYSTMIKVFTDERMWQMALGIKDKMIEAGVTPNIVTWSSLISACAKSGLVDQAFVLFEEMLLASCMPNSQCCNVLLHACVKALQYDRAFRLFQNWKNNSFQMTDRSLTLGGSQTAINVPFKPTVSTYNVLMKACGTDHFLAKALMDEMETVGLSPNHISWSTLIGVYGGSGDVKRAVQVLKTMRESGVPPDVIAYTAAIKVCVKQRELNLAFSLFAEMKRYQIQPNMVTYNTLLRARTRYGSLIEVQQCLSIYQDMRKSGFKPNDYYLKELIEEWCEGIIQDNHRSQGQLKHTNKRDLGGPHSLLLEKVASHLQKGTQSIAVDLRGLTKVEARIVVLAVLRMIKENYHPGEFMRDDMFIILGVQEVGTAVDKNEFDVKDAIVKLLKDNLGLEVLSLGPKMPTEIRINVENPFNSQPDLHETLEGTKLSKSSNRRPAVLHRLKVTRRSLYHWLQKKVE, from the exons ATGAGAACCACCACCACTATCACCATAACCGCCTCCTCTGTCTCCACTCCTCCGCCACTCCCCAAACACACTCGCACTACTAAACCTAAACAACCGCCCAAACAAccaaaaccaccaccaccaccgctacCATCACCATCACCGTCACCGTCTTCCTCCACCAAATCTCACCGTCCTCCTCTCTTCTCCACTTTCAAATGGaagagccacactcagatcaacTACTACGCAGAATTAGCCTCCAAGCTTGCCGAAGATGCAAGGTTCGACGATTTTTTCATGATTGTAGAAACGGTTACCACTGGCGGTGCTAGTTCGGTTGAATTTTCGGCGTTGTTGAATGCTGAGCTTCTTTCCAAGGGGATTTTGTGTGTAATTGAGAGTGATGAGAGGTTTCAGAGGCTGAACAGAGTTTTGACCGGTTTTCAGAAGCTAGGGATTGGTAGTGTAGTGGACGTGTTGCTGTCTGATCAATCGGTTGTAGACACGATCGGTCGAGAATGTCGTCGGGGTTTAAATCACGGTGGTGTGGATGATGTTGTTGATTTGCTGGAAACACTGTCTG GATTTGGTTTAACCATTGAAGATGTGGTGCAACCGATTGAGGTTATTAGAAACTGTGTGACCAAAAGGAATACGCAAGCAGTTATAAGGTATGCAGGTTTTTGTACCCGCGCTGATGAAGTGTTCTGTAGTGGAATACTTGAATTTGGAAAGAGGGGTGATATGGCATCTGCGCTGACTGTTTTTGAAGAATCCAAGCAGAAATTGGGATGTGTGAATATGTATGCTTACCGAACAATCATAGATGTTTGTGGTCTTTGTCATGACCATTTGCAATCTAGAACCATTTATGAG GAATTAAATGCTCAAAATATCAACCCGAATCTGTATGTGTTCAACAGTCTTATGAATGTAAATGCCCGTGACTTGAGCTACACAATGAATATTTACAAGCATATGCAA AGTCTAGGTATTGCTCCAGATATCGCATCATATAATATCCTTCTGAAATCATGCTCACTTGCTGCTAGACGTGATTTAGCCCAGGAGATTTATACGGAGGTAGAGCATTTGGAATCAATAGGATCATTAAAGTTAGATGTCTTCACATACAGCACAATGATTAAG GTATTTACAGATGAAAGAATGTGGCAAATGGCACTGGGAATAAAAGACAAAATGATTGAAGCCGGTGTGACTCCGAATATAGTTACGTGGTCGTCGCTAATCAGTGCATGTGCCAAATCTGGTTTAGTAGAtcaagcgttcgtattatttgaAGAAATGCTTTTAGCCAGTTGCATGCCAAATTCACAGTGTTGCAATGTCCTCCTTCATGCATGTGTTAAGGCTTTACAGTATGATAGAGCCTTTCGTTTGTTTCAGAATTGGAAAAACAATTCATTTCAGATGACTGATAGAAGTTTGACACTTGGCGGTTCGCAAACGGCTATTAATGTTCCTTTTAAACCTACCGTTTCAACGTATAATGTGTTGATGAAAGCTTGTGGCACTGATCACTTTCTTGCAAAAGCCTTAATGGATGAGATGGAGACAGTTGGACTTAGCCCTAATCATATAAGCTGGTCAACTCTGATTGGTGTTTATGGCGGTTCTGGTGACGTTAAGCGTGCTGTACAG GTTTTGAAAACCATGCGTGAGTCTGGTGTGCCGCCTGATGTTATTGCATATACAGCTGCTATTAAG GTTTGTGTAAAACAAAGGGAGTTGAACTTGGCATTTTCGTTATTTGCAGAGATGAAGAGATATCAAATACAACCAAATATG GTGACGTATAACACGCTTCTCAGGGCCCGTACCAGATACGGTTCCCTAATAGAAGTTCAACAATGTCTTTCTATCTATCAAGACATGCGTAAATCAGG GTTCAAACCCAATGATTACTATCTCAAGGAACTAATAGAGGAATGGTGTGAAGGGATAATACAAGATAACCATCGATCACAAGGCCAGCTTAAACATACCAACAAAAGGGATTTAGGTGGACCCCACAGTTTACTTCTTGAGAAAGTCGCATCACATTTGCAGAAGGGTACCCAATCTATAGCTGTCGATCTTCGAGGCCTCACAAAG GTTGAAGCGCGAATTGTCGTCCTAGCTGTTTTGAGAATGATAAAAGAGAATTACCATCCTG GAGAATTTATGAGAGATGACATGTTCATAATCTTGGGAGTCCAGGAAGTTGGTACAGCTGTAGATAAAAACGAATTTGATGTAAAAGATGCTATAGTTAAACTTTTAAAAGATAATCTCGGGCTCGAGGTTCTCTCATTAGGACCTAAAATGCCGACGGAGATAAGAATCAACGTGGAGAATCCCTTCAATTCACAGCCTGACTTACATGAAACCCTAGAAGGAACCAAGTTGTCAAAATCATCCAACAGAAGACCGGCAGTTTTGCATAGGTTGAAGGTGACGAGAAGGTCCTTGTACCATTGGTTACAGAAAAAAGTGGAATGA
- the LOC110939601 gene encoding protein REVEILLE 8 isoform X3, whose protein sequence is MNSNSKNSTHSSSSSMDSSGKKVRKPYTITKSRESWTEEEHDKFLEALQLFDRDWKKIEDFVGSKTVIQIRSHAQKYFLKVQKNGSIAHVPPPRPKRKATHPYPQKAAKNVLLPLQTSMCYPSSMSTLTPGYTPWDDTSQLISPSSGIMTSHDEYDLHGIEADSGSRGALKISNISSSGVGSSSREIPSSELSKQTEPASVLHGIPDFSEVYSFIGSVFDPESKGHVQKLKEMDPINFETVLLLMRNLTVNLSSPDFEPMNYR, encoded by the exons atGAACAGTAACAGCAAAAACTCTACacattcatcttcttcatcaatgGATAGTTCCGGCAAGAAGGTTCGGAAGCCCTATACTATTACAAAGTCCAGAGAAAGCTGGACTGAAGAAGAACACGATAAGTTCCTTGAAGCTCTTCAATT GTTTGATCGTGATTGGAAGAAAATTGAAGACTTTGTTGGTTCAAAGACAGTAATTCAG ATACGAAGTCACGCCCAGAAATATTTTCTGAAGGTCCAAAAAAACGGATCAATCGCACACGTCCCGCCACCTCGTCCGAAACGCAAGGCTACACATCCTTATCCACAAAAGGCAGCCAAAAATG TTCTATTACCACTTCAAACATCCATGTGCTATCCTTCCTCAATGAGTACCCTTACGCCTGGATATACTCCGTGGGACGACACTTCCCAGCTTATCAGTCCATCTAGTGGAATTATGACTTCACACGATGAATATGATCTACATGGGATTGAAG CTGACTCTGGATCAAGAGGCGCGCTAAAGATTAGTAACATCAGTAGTAGTGGCGTAGGGAGCTCCAGTAGAGAAATTCCTAGTTCTGAACTATCAAAACAAACGGAACCAGCTTCCGTCCTTCATG GCATACCAGATTTCTCTGAAGTTTATAGCTTCATTGGAAGTGTTTTTGATCCCGAAAGTAAAGGGCATGTGCAGAAATTAAAGGAGATGGATCCTATAAACTTCGAAACA GTCTTGTTACTAATGAGAAATCTCACGGTCAACTTGTCAAGTCCCGACTTTGAGCCAATG AACTATAGATGA
- the LOC110939600 gene encoding thioredoxin-like protein AAED1, chloroplastic has protein sequence MAITLSASSLSPITRTYLSPPTNSHTTTTSNNNNLTLFPSSNKPLLTSSSHARRPVSAAVTSSTGGTSQTSIETGSLLERVEVFDLNGKSILISDLWKDRKAVVAFARHFGCVLCMKRADLLAAKKDRMDASGVALVLIGPGSVDQARTFSEQTKFKGEIYADPSYASYKALNFVSGVTTTFTPGAALKIIEAYMEGYRQDWELSFEKDTRTRGGWQQGGIIVAGPGISNISYIHKDKEAGDDPDVEEVLKACCS, from the exons ATGGCGATTACTCTCTCAGCTTCAAGTCTCTCTCCGATCACTCGTACCTACCTATCTCCTCCTACTAATTCTCataccaccaccaccagtaacaATAATAATCTCACTCTCTTTCCCTCCTCCAACAAACCCCTTCTTACTTCTTCATCACATGCTCGCCGCCCTGTCTCCGCCGCCGTCACCAGCTCCACTG GAGGAACTTCTCAAACTTCTATTGAAACTGGAAGTTTGTTGGAGAGAGTAGAGGTGTTTGATTTGAATGGAAAATCGATTTTGATTTCTGACTTGTGGAAGGATCGGAAGGCGGTTGTTGCATTTGCTCGTCATTTTGG ATGTGTCCTTTGTATGAAACGAGCTGATTTGCTTGCTGCTAAGAAG GATAGGATGGATGCTTCAGGTGTGGCACTTGTCTTGATTGGGCCCGGTAGCGTTGATCAG GCTAGAACTTTCTCTGAGCAGACGAAATTTAAAGGAG AAATCTATGCAGATCCTAGTTATGCATCATACAAGGCACTGAACTTTGTTTCTGGAGTCACAACTACATTTACACCCGGG GCTGCTTTGAAGATTATAGAAGCATACATGGAAGGTTACCGACAGGATTGGGAGCTTTCCTTTGAAAAAGATACTCGTACAAGAGGTGGCTG GCAACAAGGCGGAATCATAGTTGCGGGTCCTGGGATAAGCAACATCTCATACATCCACAAG GACAAAGAAGCGGGGGATGATCCTGATGTAGAAGAGGTCTTGAAAGCTTGTTGCTCGTGA